In a single window of the Thunnus thynnus chromosome 9, fThuThy2.1, whole genome shotgun sequence genome:
- the trim105 gene encoding tripartite motif containing 105 yields the protein MAAAAAATPTKGSLREDLTCAICCDLFREPVMLACMHHFCKPCITRYWRGTQGPVTCPQCRKEFSTKHFQTNYLVTAMVEKVRATTSDTYIKNLEKQLKQALESHRLRKDDFINNIRRDKDKMDTIKRVRADLQARVQGEFRALHQILHDEEACMLEQLRREQEAELEKVQRHLEATEQAVRDLEENMTALQQACTANENTVLIELPQLRAWVQVDMAAEFDINAFSNKYMAPLQYISWRKMFKSLNPGPSPLTFDVDTAHPSILVSRDKTAAVECDSMISHKDYNKRFLQCVNILAAQGFQSGRHYWEVEVGPKSKWDIGVASESVDRRTRIKLSPESGYWTLRLRNGNEYSAGTQPWTRLRLASSPKKIGVFLDYEERRVSFFNADDMSLLYSFTNGPRGKAFPFFSPCITDSTQRSQPIQLLHYPPVALSG from the exons atggctgctgctgctgctgctacaccCACCAAAGGCAGCCTCCGAGAGGACCTGACCTGTGCCATTTGCTGCGATCTCTTCCGGGAGCCTGTCATGTTGGCCTGTATGCACCATTTTTGCAAACCCTGTATCACCAGATACTGGAGAGGAACACAGGGCCCTGTTACATGCCCGCAGTGCCGCAAGGAGTTCAGCACCAAGCACTTTCAAACCAACTACCTTGTGACAGCCATGGTGGAGAAGGTCAGGGCCACCACCTCTGACACTTACATCAAGAATCTAGAG AAACAACTGAAACAGGCTTTGGAGAGTCATCGCCTGAGGAAGGACGACTTCATCAATAACATTCGTAGAGACAAAGACAAGATGGATACCATAAAG AGAGTCAGAGCAGATCTGCAGGCTCGTGTCCAAGGGGAATTCCGAGCACTCCATCAGATCCTGCACGACGAAGAGGCCTGTATGCTGGAGCAGCTAAGGAGAGAGCAGGAAGCGGAGCTGGAGAAGGTGCAGCGCCACCTTGAAGCTACCGAGCAGGCCGTGAGGGACCTGGAGGAAAATATGACAGCGCTCCAGCAGGCTTGCACTGCCAATGAGAACACGGTGCTGATTGAG CTCCCACAGCTTAG GGCATGGGTGCAGGTGGACATGGCTGCGGAGTTTGATATAAACGCTTTCAGCAACAAATACATGGCTCCGTTACAGTACATCTCATGGAGAAAGATGTTCAAGTCCTTGAATCCAG GTCCCTCACCATTAACGTTTGATGTCGACACAGCGCACCCGAGCATTTTAGTCTCCAGAGACAAAACCGCGGCGGTCGAATGTGACAGCATGATATCACACAAGGACTACAACAAGCGCTTCCTCCAGTGTGTCAACATTCTGGCTGCCCAGGGCTTCCAGTCAGGCCGACACTACTGGGAGGTAGAAGTTGGCCCCAAGTCCAAGTGGGACATTGGGGTGGCTTCCGAGTCTGTAGACAGACGCACTCGGATCAAGCTGAGCCCCGAAAGCGGCTACTGGACACTGCGGCTGCGTAACGGAAACGAGTACTCAGCCGGCACCCAGCCCTGGACGAGACTGCGGCTCGCCTCTTCCCCTAAGAAGATCGGGGTTTTCTTAGACTACGAAGAGAGGAGGGTGTCCTTCTTCAACGCTGATGACATGAGCCTGCTCTACTCTTTCACCAACGGGCCGAGAGGCAAGGCGTTCCCCTTCTTCAGCCCGTGCATTACCGACAGCACTCAGAGATCTCAGCCTATCCAGCTCCTCCATTACCCACCTGTCGCTCTGTCTGGCTAA